The Aurantiacibacter arachoides genome window below encodes:
- a CDS encoding DUF2254 family protein, with protein sequence MANTKTITAPRLGRLDWWWHRVVASYWSLPLLGVLAAAPALIALLAVDRAGLSEWMLDEGFDPVATADTAKDLVAVAVGVNAAFITLYFSLTLLVLTVASSNLGVRLVDRWLDKRLVRVSLSGLSFTLIFSLCALAAIDAEADKDDLPVAVVAAVLFLQAVNVTMLTVALHDLGRTIFVDRSIHALGRDASAGPVSVVPGACETRDWAMRVSAPKEGYVEGNDLTLLRKWLGDGAGRVRICAPPGQHVLAGETLMQIENDVSARIAEAKLCHAMPVGDFRSDGQGAVFRIRLLVEIAARALSPAINDFYTALTCADRLGAAILAHRDNWVDDDCMPLFVDDRDFELPGQDFRGLFEDPLNAFRQAACQYPSVSIRMIDNYARISTIVCAKGQSGQFADFLRDLARQLSDHAAATATYDGDRHDIREAFARGFAHREG encoded by the coding sequence GATCACCGCTCCCCGGCTCGGGCGCCTCGACTGGTGGTGGCACCGGGTGGTGGCGAGCTACTGGTCGCTCCCGCTGCTGGGCGTGCTGGCCGCGGCGCCGGCGCTCATCGCGCTGCTGGCAGTCGATCGCGCGGGTCTGTCGGAATGGATGCTGGACGAAGGGTTCGATCCCGTCGCCACGGCCGATACCGCAAAGGATCTCGTCGCGGTGGCCGTGGGCGTGAACGCTGCCTTCATCACGCTCTATTTTTCGCTCACCCTGCTGGTGTTGACGGTGGCCAGCAGCAATCTGGGCGTGCGCCTGGTCGACCGCTGGCTGGACAAGCGGCTGGTGCGCGTCTCGCTTTCGGGCTTGAGTTTCACGCTGATCTTCTCGCTGTGCGCGCTGGCGGCCATCGACGCAGAGGCTGACAAGGACGACCTGCCCGTGGCCGTGGTGGCCGCGGTGCTGTTCCTGCAGGCGGTCAACGTCACCATGCTGACGGTGGCGCTGCACGACCTTGGGCGCACCATCTTCGTCGACCGGTCGATCCACGCGCTGGGCAGGGACGCCTCTGCCGGTCCCGTCTCAGTCGTTCCGGGCGCGTGCGAAACCCGCGACTGGGCGATGCGCGTCAGCGCGCCCAAGGAAGGGTATGTCGAGGGCAACGACCTCACGTTGTTGCGCAAGTGGCTGGGCGATGGGGCGGGCCGGGTGCGGATATGCGCGCCGCCTGGGCAGCACGTCCTGGCGGGCGAGACGCTGATGCAGATCGAGAACGATGTCTCTGCCCGGATTGCCGAGGCGAAGCTGTGCCACGCGATGCCCGTGGGCGACTTTCGCAGCGATGGGCAAGGCGCGGTCTTTCGCATCCGCCTGCTGGTGGAAATCGCCGCGCGCGCGCTGTCGCCTGCGATCAACGATTTCTACACGGCGCTGACCTGCGCCGATCGATTGGGTGCAGCCATTCTGGCCCACCGCGACAACTGGGTCGACGATGATTGCATGCCGCTGTTCGTCGACGACCGGGACTTCGAATTGCCGGGGCAGGATTTTCGCGGCCTGTTCGAAGACCCGCTGAATGCCTTTCGCCAGGCCGCCTGCCAGTATCCCTCCGTCAGCATCCGCATGATCGACAATTACGCGCGCATCAGCACGATCGTCTGCGCCAAGGGCCAGTCGGGTCAGTTCGCGGATTTCCTGCGCGATCTGGCCCGCCAGCTGAGCGACCACGCCGCCGCCACGGCTACCTACGATGGCGACCGGCACGACATCCGCGAGGCGTTCGCCAGGGGGTTTGCCCACCGCGAAGGCTAG
- a CDS encoding DUF2254 domain-containing protein, whose amino-acid sequence MFIELKYFWGRLNANYWFWPALFSITGAILALAMIWLDRNGFAEWLNDVRWIVPARPSGAANMLGVMASSMIGVASTVFSITIAAVAYASGNYGPRLLTNFMEDRGNQLSLATFIGSFVYALVVLRSVRTEEETASSLADAATTAMPGFTPQLSLLVAYLLMALCVGVLVFFLNHIPSSIRINKVLEGIGVRLLEAIRETYPVEDTLRDAVRPKDGRDLVSQHTGYIQLIDFAELQDLAQEHEAMFSLTARTGDFVHRDLPLMKVSGVDPDAIADAVRRCYTLGPTRTPEQDPQFLMDELVEIGLRALSPGINDPFTAITALHWLGAATAEIGRRDLRKDLSGDEAEDSRVTPCPDDFAHFAQRGFGSIRSAAATSPNAAVVMLESIENAARPIQHPRRIQVLREEAEKLVVQARLALSGPDLETLEGRFTEFTGAMLSMDVRAGSPAA is encoded by the coding sequence ATGTTTATCGAGTTAAAATACTTCTGGGGGCGGCTGAACGCGAACTACTGGTTCTGGCCGGCCCTGTTCTCGATCACGGGCGCAATCCTGGCCTTGGCGATGATCTGGCTCGACCGGAACGGCTTTGCCGAGTGGCTGAACGACGTGCGCTGGATCGTGCCCGCCCGGCCGAGCGGTGCCGCGAACATGCTGGGCGTCATGGCGTCCAGCATGATCGGCGTCGCCTCCACGGTGTTCTCCATCACCATCGCCGCGGTCGCCTATGCCAGCGGCAACTATGGCCCCCGCCTGCTGACCAATTTCATGGAGGACCGGGGCAACCAGTTGAGCCTCGCCACCTTCATCGGCAGTTTCGTCTATGCCCTGGTGGTGCTGCGCAGCGTGCGCACCGAGGAGGAGACCGCCTCCAGCCTGGCCGACGCCGCCACCACTGCAATGCCCGGCTTCACCCCGCAGTTGTCGCTGCTGGTCGCCTACCTGTTGATGGCGCTCTGCGTGGGTGTCCTCGTCTTCTTCCTCAACCACATCCCCTCCTCGATCCGCATCAACAAGGTGCTCGAAGGTATCGGCGTGAGGCTGCTCGAAGCCATCCGGGAAACCTATCCGGTCGAAGACACGCTGCGCGATGCAGTTCGCCCGAAGGACGGGCGGGACCTGGTGAGCCAGCACACGGGATACATCCAGCTCATCGACTTTGCGGAACTGCAGGATCTCGCCCAGGAGCACGAAGCGATGTTCTCGCTCACTGCACGCACCGGCGACTTCGTCCACCGTGACCTGCCGTTGATGAAAGTGTCCGGCGTCGATCCGGACGCGATCGCGGACGCGGTGCGGCGCTGCTACACGCTCGGCCCCACGCGCACGCCCGAACAGGACCCGCAGTTCCTGATGGACGAGCTGGTGGAAATCGGCCTGCGCGCGCTGTCGCCTGGGATCAACGACCCCTTTACCGCCATCACCGCGCTGCACTGGCTGGGCGCAGCCACGGCGGAAATCGGGCGACGCGACCTGCGCAAGGACCTGTCCGGCGACGAGGCGGAGGATAGCCGCGTCACCCCCTGCCCCGACGATTTCGCGCACTTCGCGCAGCGCGGCTTCGGCTCCATCCGCAGCGCGGCGGCGACCAGTCCCAATGCCGCGGTAGTGATGCTGGAATCGATCGAAAACGCCGCCCGGCCGATCCAGCACCCCCGGCGTATCCAGGTCCTGCGCGAGGAAGCGGAAAAGCTGGTGGTGCAGGCTCGTCTGGCCCTGTCGGGTCCGGATCTCGAGACACTGGAAGGCCGCTTTACCGAATTTACCGGGGCGATGCTCTCTATGGACGTACGCGCGGGGTCACCGGCGGCGTGA
- a CDS encoding DMT family transporter — MAALVGGNVALALGPWMVRLSDTGPVAAGFWRVALALPFLALLALANGQRLTGVGRRTLLAVLLGGALFGFDIASWHIGIGQTRLANSVLFGNSGSLILMVWGFVALRALPTGREWPAIIAAVAGSAILLGRSLEIDHANFVGDLFCLLAGVLYAGYLLILQDARQRLGSWSLLTLSGLTSAAVLLGTSLALGERIMPTDWTPLITLAFLSQIVGQGLLVYALRHFPPLVIGIALLTQPAVAAVVGWWVFGEVLVPLDYVGVAMVGSALVLARIVTPPVTPRVRP; from the coding sequence ATGGCCGCTTTGGTCGGCGGCAACGTCGCGCTGGCGCTGGGTCCGTGGATGGTGCGTCTGTCGGATACCGGTCCGGTGGCGGCGGGGTTCTGGCGCGTGGCGCTGGCGCTGCCCTTCCTGGCGCTACTCGCCCTCGCGAACGGCCAGCGGCTGACCGGCGTGGGCCGGCGCACCTTGCTGGCGGTGTTGCTGGGCGGCGCCCTGTTCGGCTTCGATATTGCCAGCTGGCACATCGGCATCGGTCAGACGCGGCTCGCCAATTCCGTGCTGTTCGGCAATTCGGGCAGCCTGATCCTGATGGTCTGGGGCTTTGTCGCCCTGCGGGCCTTGCCGACCGGGCGCGAATGGCCCGCGATCATCGCCGCGGTTGCGGGAAGCGCGATCCTGCTGGGGCGCTCGCTTGAGATCGACCATGCTAACTTCGTGGGCGACCTGTTCTGCCTGCTGGCGGGCGTGTTGTATGCGGGCTACCTGCTGATCCTGCAGGACGCCCGCCAGCGGCTCGGCAGCTGGAGCCTGCTGACGCTGTCGGGCCTGACCAGCGCCGCAGTGCTGCTCGGCACGTCGCTCGCGCTGGGCGAACGTATTATGCCGACCGACTGGACCCCGTTGATCACGCTCGCCTTCCTCAGCCAGATCGTCGGGCAGGGATTGCTGGTCTATGCCCTGCGCCACTTCCCCCCGCTCGTGATCGGTATCGCGCTGCTGACCCAGCCGGCGGTTGCGGCGGTGGTCGGCTGGTGGGTGTTCGGGGAGGTATTGGTGCCGCTCGACTACGTCGGCGTTGCGATGGTGGGCAGCGCGCTGGTGCTGGCCCGCATCGTCACGCCGCCGGTGACCCCGCGCGTACGTCCATAG
- a CDS encoding HpcH/HpaI aldolase/citrate lyase family protein, with translation MPIRSWMFVPGDSEKKLGKAPGLGADVIIIDLEDAVAPEAKAAARDMTRHWLEQVRAADPAEGAPQYWVRINPLDTSLWHRDVEAVMPGKPAGLMVPKATGPDQMRRLVEMLYELEPRNGVAPGTTQLLPLVSETPRAAITIPAYGTGDVEMPRLAGLTWGAEDLSAAIGATRKRDADGRWTDAFRMVRAQVLLTAHAAGVAAIDTLHADFRDMTGLQRVARDAYQDGFAGMLAIHPSQVAPINAAFTPGAEELAEARAIVDLFAQNPGAGALQLDGRMIDQPHLVQAQKLLARAG, from the coding sequence TTGCCGATCAGGTCGTGGATGTTCGTGCCCGGAGACAGCGAGAAGAAGCTCGGCAAGGCGCCCGGGCTCGGTGCCGATGTCATCATCATCGACCTGGAGGATGCCGTCGCGCCAGAGGCGAAGGCCGCCGCGCGGGACATGACGCGCCATTGGCTGGAACAGGTCCGCGCCGCCGATCCGGCGGAGGGCGCACCGCAATACTGGGTGCGCATCAATCCGCTCGACACGTCGCTGTGGCACCGGGACGTGGAAGCGGTGATGCCGGGCAAGCCTGCCGGGCTGATGGTGCCCAAGGCCACCGGACCGGACCAGATGCGGCGGCTGGTGGAGATGCTCTACGAACTCGAACCGCGAAACGGCGTGGCACCCGGCACCACGCAGTTGCTCCCGCTGGTGAGCGAAACGCCGCGCGCCGCCATCACCATCCCCGCCTACGGCACCGGCGATGTCGAGATGCCGCGCCTCGCGGGGCTGACCTGGGGGGCGGAGGATCTTTCCGCCGCCATCGGTGCCACCCGCAAGCGCGATGCCGACGGCCGGTGGACCGACGCCTTCCGGATGGTGCGCGCGCAGGTACTGCTCACCGCCCACGCCGCAGGCGTTGCCGCGATCGACACCCTGCACGCCGACTTTCGCGACATGACCGGGCTGCAGCGCGTGGCCCGCGATGCCTATCAGGATGGATTTGCCGGGATGCTGGCCATCCACCCATCGCAGGTCGCGCCCATCAACGCGGCATTTACGCCGGGGGCGGAGGAACTGGCGGAGGCCCGCGCCATCGTCGACCTGTTCGCCCAGAACCCCGGTGCGGGCGCCCTGCAGCTCGACGGGCGGATGATCGACCAGCCGCATCTGGTGCAGGCGCAGAAACTGCTTGCCCGCGCGGGCTGA